A genome region from Senegalia massiliensis includes the following:
- the atpD gene encoding F0F1 ATP synthase subunit beta → MAESNIGNIVQIIGPVVDIRFDEENLPNLLNAIKIKGKDGEEITVEVSQHIGDDIVRCISMDSTDGFVRGMEAMDTGAPISVPVGENTLGRMFNVTGDAIDGKENVTTGPTSPIHREAPPFEEQQTSTEIFETGIKVVDLICPYSKGGKVGLFGGAGVGKTVLIQELINNIATEHGGLSVFAGVGERTREGNDLYYEMKDSGVLDKTSLVFGQMNEPPGARMRVGLTGLTMAEHFRDQAGQDVLLFIDNIFRFTQAGSEVSALLGRMPSAVGYQPTLATEMGRLQERITSTKKGSITSIQAVYVPADDLTDPAPATTFAHLDATTTLSRSISELGIYPAVDPLDSNSRILDPQIVGEEHYNTARRVQEILQKYKELQDIIAILGMDELSEEDKITVSRARRIQRFLSQPFTVAEQFTGINGEYVPLKETIRGFNEILEGKHDDLPEAAFLLVGTIEQAVEKAKKIREEE, encoded by the coding sequence ATGGCTGAATCAAACATAGGAAATATTGTTCAGATAATCGGACCAGTAGTTGATATTCGATTTGATGAAGAAAATCTTCCTAACCTATTAAATGCCATAAAAATAAAAGGCAAAGATGGAGAAGAAATTACAGTAGAAGTTTCTCAACATATAGGTGATGATATTGTAAGATGTATATCAATGGATTCCACAGATGGTTTTGTAAGAGGAATGGAAGCAATGGATACAGGAGCTCCAATAAGTGTACCAGTAGGAGAAAATACACTAGGTAGAATGTTTAATGTTACAGGAGATGCAATAGATGGAAAGGAAAATGTTACAACAGGACCTACATCTCCAATTCATAGAGAAGCACCTCCATTTGAAGAACAACAGACTTCAACAGAAATATTTGAAACTGGAATAAAAGTAGTAGATTTAATCTGTCCATATTCTAAAGGTGGTAAAGTAGGTTTGTTTGGTGGTGCTGGAGTTGGTAAAACAGTACTTATTCAGGAACTTATAAATAACATAGCAACAGAGCATGGTGGACTTTCAGTATTTGCTGGAGTTGGAGAAAGAACAAGAGAAGGTAATGACCTTTATTATGAAATGAAAGATTCAGGGGTGCTTGATAAGACATCTCTAGTGTTTGGTCAAATGAATGAGCCACCTGGGGCACGTATGAGAGTTGGTCTTACTGGACTTACAATGGCAGAACATTTTAGAGATCAAGCAGGTCAAGATGTACTTTTATTTATAGATAATATATTTAGATTTACACAAGCAGGTTCTGAAGTTTCAGCATTACTTGGACGTATGCCATCTGCAGTTGGTTATCAGCCAACACTTGCAACAGAAATGGGTAGACTTCAAGAAAGAATAACTTCAACTAAAAAAGGATCAATAACATCAATACAAGCAGTATATGTACCAGCAGATGACCTTACTGACCCGGCGCCTGCAACAACATTTGCTCATCTTGATGCTACTACAACTCTATCTCGTTCTATATCAGAGCTAGGAATTTACCCTGCAGTTGATCCTCTAGATTCAAACTCTAGAATACTTGATCCACAAATAGTAGGAGAAGAGCATTATAATACTGCACGTAGAGTACAGGAGATACTTCAAAAATATAAAGAATTACAAGATATTATAGCAATACTTGGTATGGATGAATTATCAGAAGAAGATAAGATTACAGTTTCACGTGCTAGAAGAATACAACGTTTCTTATCTCAACCATTTACAGTAGCAGAACAATTTACTGGAATAAATGGAGAATATGTACCTTTAAAAGAAACTATAAGAGGATTTAATGAAATATTAGAAGGAAAACATGATGATCTTCCAGAAGCAGCATTCTTATTAGTTGGAACAATAGAACAAGCAGTAGAAAAAGCTAAGAAGATAAGAGAAGAAGAGTAG
- a CDS encoding ATP synthase subunit I — translation MSLTKNTEYKIFRRVIIFTLIIIGIILLAIPNPKDDILGLIFGSIINLLNFRLMSLSLAKAMKMPQAKIMPYVVGSYMARYIIYGIVLAIAALADYLNFYTVVLGFFMVKIVIMSDTFYDMVKKRTS, via the coding sequence TTGAGTTTAACAAAAAATACTGAATACAAAATATTTAGAAGGGTAATAATATTTACGCTTATCATTATAGGTATAATACTACTTGCTATACCAAACCCTAAAGATGATATTTTAGGTCTTATCTTTGGATCGATAATTAACTTACTTAATTTTAGACTTATGAGTTTGTCTCTAGCCAAAGCAATGAAGATGCCACAAGCGAAAATTATGCCATATGTTGTAGGGAGCTATATGGCTAGATATATAATTTATGGTATAGTGCTTGCTATAGCTGCACTAGCCGACTATTTAAATTTTTATACAGTAGTGCTAGGTTTTTTTATGGTCAAAATAGTCATAATGTCTGATACATTTTATGATATGGTTAAAAAAAGAACTAGCTAA
- a CDS encoding F0F1 ATP synthase subunit delta, producing MAELVSKRYAEALFEVALEQENLEKFKEEIIGVSDIFESEKELKVVFEHPKLSTDEKKDILNNLFKNRITEEVLNFLYIIVDKGREKYISDIKDEYIVLFNKEYGIVEGKAITAIEMAQEKLERLEKELSKKLNKTIKLENKVDSTVLGGVLVKIGDKVIDSSVKGTIDEMSKQLNNATVTKKEVEMK from the coding sequence ATGGCAGAATTAGTATCTAAAAGATATGCTGAAGCTCTATTTGAAGTAGCCCTTGAACAAGAAAACTTAGAAAAATTTAAAGAAGAAATTATTGGAGTATCAGATATATTTGAAAGTGAAAAAGAACTTAAAGTTGTATTTGAGCATCCAAAACTTTCAACAGATGAGAAAAAAGATATTCTAAATAATCTTTTTAAAAATAGAATAACTGAAGAAGTTTTAAACTTCTTATATATCATAGTAGATAAAGGAAGAGAAAAATATATTTCTGATATAAAAGATGAATATATTGTGCTTTTCAATAAAGAATATGGAATAGTAGAAGGAAAAGCTATAACAGCAATTGAAATGGCACAAGAAAAATTAGAAAGATTAGAAAAAGAATTATCTAAAAAATTAAATAAGACAATAAAATTAGAAAATAAAGTTGATTCAACTGTATTAGGTGGAGTGCTTGTAAAAATAGGCGACAAGGTTATAGATTCAAGCGTTAAAGGTACAATAGATGAAATGTCAAAACAACTAAATAACGCTACAGTAACTAAGAAAGAGGTGGAAATGAAGTGA
- a CDS encoding F0F1 ATP synthase subunit epsilon, with the protein MSATFDLEIVTPDRKFFEDEVEMVVVRGLEGDVGILKNHTPYVTPLAIGRVKIKQNGKYREATVAEGYLDVTKTKTTIVTDAAEWPEEIDLNRAELAKKRAEERLKRKESDMDAQRAEIALKKAINRINMKRR; encoded by the coding sequence ATGTCAGCTACATTTGATCTCGAAATAGTAACTCCAGATAGAAAATTCTTTGAAGATGAAGTTGAAATGGTAGTAGTTAGGGGTTTAGAAGGTGATGTGGGAATATTAAAAAATCACACTCCTTATGTAACACCTCTTGCAATAGGCAGAGTAAAGATAAAACAAAATGGTAAATATCGTGAGGCAACAGTTGCAGAAGGCTATTTAGATGTTACAAAAACGAAAACAACAATAGTTACAGATGCAGCAGAATGGCCAGAAGAAATAGATTTAAATCGTGCAGAATTAGCTAAAAAGCGTGCAGAAGAAAGATTAAAGAGAAAAGAAAGTGATATGGATGCACAGAGAGCAGAGATTGCACTTAAAAAAGCTATAAATAGAATAAATATGAAAAGAAGATGA
- the atoD gene encoding acetate CoA-transferase subunit alpha: protein MNKQISIEQAIEKIEDGMTIMVGGFLAVGSPNKLVDALVEKNVKDLTLIANDTAFIDKGVGKLIVNKQVKKVIVSHIGTNKETGRQMNENELEVELVPQGTFVERIRAAGFGLGGVLTPTGVNTIVEEGKKKIEVEGKDYLLETPLKADIALLKGETVDKKGNIRYDKTARNFNPTMATAADTVIVEADNLVEIGEIDPENVITPSLFVDYIVDGGEK, encoded by the coding sequence ATGAACAAACAAATTTCTATCGAACAAGCTATAGAAAAAATAGAAGATGGAATGACTATAATGGTAGGTGGATTTTTAGCTGTAGGGTCACCTAATAAGCTTGTTGATGCTTTAGTAGAAAAAAATGTAAAAGATTTAACATTAATAGCAAATGATACAGCTTTTATAGATAAAGGAGTAGGAAAATTAATAGTAAACAAGCAAGTTAAAAAAGTTATAGTAAGTCACATAGGTACAAACAAAGAAACAGGAAGACAAATGAATGAAAATGAATTAGAGGTAGAACTAGTGCCTCAAGGAACATTTGTTGAAAGAATAAGAGCAGCAGGATTTGGACTTGGAGGAGTACTTACACCTACAGGAGTTAATACAATTGTAGAAGAAGGTAAAAAGAAAATAGAAGTAGAAGGTAAAGATTATTTACTCGAAACACCTTTAAAAGCAGATATTGCATTGTTAAAAGGAGAAACAGTAGATAAAAAAGGAAATATCCGTTACGATAAAACAGCAAGAAATTTCAATCCAACAATGGCTACAGCAGCAGATACTGTTATAGTAGAAGCAGATAATTTAGTTGAAATAGGCGAAATAGATCCAGAAAATGTTATTACACCAAGCCTATTTGTAGACTATATTGTTGATGGAGGTGAAAAGTAA
- the atpE gene encoding ATP synthase F0 subunit C, with protein sequence MLEGISSEAFILGCSAIGAGLAAIAGIGPGIGQGYAAGKAAEGVGRQPEAQGDIIRTMILGQAVAETTGIYGLVIAIILLFVRPLLGAL encoded by the coding sequence ATGTTAGAAGGAATTTCAAGTGAAGCGTTTATATTAGGATGTTCAGCAATAGGAGCAGGTCTTGCTGCAATAGCAGGTATAGGTCCTGGTATAGGTCAAGGTTATGCAGCAGGTAAAGCAGCAGAAGGAGTAGGAAGACAACCAGAAGCACAAGGAGATATAATTAGAACAATGATCCTAGGTCAAGCAGTTGCAGAAACAACTGGTATTTATGGACTAGTTATAGCTATAATATTATTATTTGTAAGACCTTTATTAGGAGCTCTTTAA
- a CDS encoding 3-oxoacid CoA-transferase subunit B has product MDKNKVKEIIAKRVAKEFVNGDVINLGIGLPTLVANFIPDEMDVIFQSENGFVGLGPTPEKGSEDDNLTNAGGQHVTIKKGGAFFDSASSFGIIRGGHVDATVLGALQVDSEGSLANWMIPGKMVPGMGGAMDLVVGAKKVIVAMTHTAKGNPKILKKCSLPLTAKSQVDLIITEMGVMEVTDKGLVLKEIGPETTIEQIKNATEAELIIDENLKSMEI; this is encoded by the coding sequence ATGGATAAAAATAAAGTAAAAGAAATAATAGCAAAAAGAGTAGCAAAAGAATTTGTAAATGGAGATGTAATAAATTTAGGAATAGGTCTTCCTACACTTGTAGCTAATTTTATTCCAGATGAAATGGATGTAATTTTTCAATCTGAAAATGGATTTGTAGGACTTGGACCAACTCCAGAAAAAGGTTCAGAAGATGATAACTTAACAAATGCAGGTGGTCAACATGTTACAATTAAAAAAGGTGGAGCATTTTTTGATAGTGCATCTAGCTTTGGAATAATCAGAGGTGGTCATGTTGATGCAACTGTTTTAGGAGCTCTTCAAGTGGACTCAGAAGGTAGTCTTGCCAATTGGATGATACCAGGTAAAATGGTACCAGGAATGGGTGGAGCAATGGATCTTGTAGTAGGTGCAAAAAAAGTTATAGTAGCTATGACTCATACTGCAAAAGGAAATCCTAAAATACTTAAAAAATGTTCATTACCTCTTACAGCAAAATCTCAAGTAGATTTAATTATAACAGAAATGGGAGTAATGGAAGTAACAGATAAAGGTTTAGTTCTTAAGGAAATAGGACCTGAAACAACAATAGAACAAATAAAAAATGCAACAGAAGCAGAGCTTATAATAGATGAAAATCTAAAATCTATGGAAATATAA
- the atpA gene encoding F0F1 ATP synthase subunit alpha, translating into MNLRPEEISSIIKEQIKNYKKRIDVEDVGSVLEVGDGISRVYGLENCMAGELLEFPGEIYGMALNLEEDNVGCVLLGSDDNIKEGDTVKRTGRIVEVPVGDQMIGRVVNALGQSIDGKGAIESDKYRPVEQKASGVITRKSVSVPLQTGIKAIDSMIPIGRGQRELIIGDRQTGKTAIAIDTILNQKDQDVICIYVAIGQKKSTVAGIYENLQKRGAMDYTIIVSATASELAPLQYIAPYAGAAMGEEFMFNGKDVLIIYDDLSKHAVAYRTMSLLLRRPPGREAYPGDVFYLHSRLLERAARLNEDYGGGSMTALPIIETQAGDISAFIPTNVISITDGQIFLETDLFASGQRPAINAGLSVSRVGGDAQIKAMKKVSGTLKIDLAQYRDLQSFAQFGSDLDKETRTALDRGERIMEVLKQPQYSPVNVEHQVMILFAVTKKYLRDIPVEKVKEFESEFIKYMDTNHPEIGKSIIDNGKLSEEDEKILRKGIEDFKEEFKKTM; encoded by the coding sequence GTGAACCTAAGACCTGAAGAGATTAGCTCAATTATAAAAGAGCAAATTAAAAATTATAAAAAAAGAATAGACGTAGAAGATGTAGGAAGTGTACTTGAAGTTGGAGATGGTATCTCCAGGGTATATGGACTTGAAAATTGTATGGCAGGAGAACTTCTTGAATTCCCTGGTGAAATATATGGTATGGCTTTAAACTTAGAAGAAGATAATGTAGGTTGTGTGTTACTTGGATCTGATGATAACATAAAAGAAGGCGATACTGTAAAGAGAACTGGAAGAATAGTAGAGGTTCCAGTAGGGGATCAAATGATAGGTAGAGTAGTAAACGCTCTAGGCCAATCCATAGATGGAAAAGGTGCAATAGAATCAGATAAATATAGACCAGTAGAGCAAAAAGCATCTGGTGTTATAACAAGAAAATCTGTATCTGTACCACTTCAAACAGGAATAAAAGCAATTGACTCTATGATTCCTATAGGACGTGGACAGAGAGAACTTATCATTGGTGATAGACAAACAGGTAAAACAGCAATAGCAATAGATACAATATTAAATCAAAAAGATCAAGATGTAATATGTATATATGTTGCAATCGGGCAAAAGAAATCAACTGTTGCAGGTATATATGAGAATTTACAAAAAAGAGGAGCAATGGACTATACTATAATAGTTTCAGCAACAGCAAGTGAGCTTGCTCCACTTCAATATATAGCACCATATGCAGGAGCTGCAATGGGTGAAGAATTTATGTTTAATGGTAAAGATGTACTTATAATATATGATGATCTTTCTAAACATGCGGTAGCTTATCGTACAATGAGTTTACTTCTTAGAAGACCACCAGGACGTGAAGCTTATCCTGGAGACGTATTCTATCTTCATTCAAGACTTTTAGAACGTGCAGCAAGGTTAAATGAAGATTATGGTGGAGGTTCTATGACAGCACTTCCAATAATAGAAACTCAAGCAGGAGACATCTCAGCATTTATTCCAACAAATGTTATATCAATTACAGATGGACAGATATTCCTAGAGACAGACCTTTTTGCATCAGGACAAAGACCTGCTATAAATGCGGGACTTTCAGTATCTCGTGTTGGTGGAGATGCACAAATTAAAGCAATGAAAAAAGTTTCAGGGACACTTAAAATTGACCTTGCACAATACAGAGATCTTCAATCATTTGCACAATTTGGTTCTGATTTAGATAAAGAAACTAGAACTGCTCTTGATCGTGGAGAGAGAATAATGGAAGTATTAAAACAACCTCAATATTCACCAGTAAATGTAGAGCATCAGGTAATGATACTTTTCGCTGTAACTAAAAAATACTTAAGAGATATACCAGTAGAAAAGGTAAAAGAATTTGAATCAGAATTTATTAAATATATGGATACAAATCATCCTGAAATAGGGAAATCAATTATAGATAATGGAAAGCTTTCAGAAGAAGACGAAAAAATTCTTAGAAAAGGAATAGAAGATTTCAAAGAAGAATTTAAAAAAACTATGTAA
- a CDS encoding AtpZ/AtpI family protein: MSKKSTSKALENIALITQIGISMAVPIIGSIFLGNFLDKKLGTNILFLIVFLILGVGAAFMTLFKMTSRMSNRK, translated from the coding sequence ATGTCTAAGAAAAGCACCTCTAAAGCTTTAGAAAATATAGCATTAATAACACAAATAGGTATATCTATGGCAGTACCTATAATCGGAAGTATATTTTTGGGTAATTTTTTAGATAAAAAATTAGGTACAAATATACTTTTTCTTATAGTGTTTTTAATACTAGGTGTCGGGGCTGCATTTATGACATTATTTAAAATGACTTCAAGGATGAGTAATAGGAAGTGA
- the murA gene encoding UDP-N-acetylglucosamine 1-carboxyvinyltransferase: MPKLIVEKSPPLKGKVRISGAKNSALPIMAATLLSTDKCELTEVPNLRDVNVMKEVLNSLGATVEKTSDESYNINAKNLNNSEAPYELMTKMRASFLVMGPLLARLKKARISMPGGCAIGTRPIDLHLKGFKALGAEIEVGHGYVEAKVEDRLKGNRIYLDFPSVGATENIMMAAVMAEGETILENVAQEPEIVDLANFLNKLGADVKGAGTNTIKINGVDELKNCNHTIIPDRIEAGTYMVAAAMTGGDITIENIELDHVKSIISKLKESNIEFTEVGNNTLRVVAPKIIKAVDVKTLPYPGFPTDMQAQVMAMMSMAEGTSVIIETIFENRFMHVNELRRMGADIKIDGRSAIVTGQEQLLGAPVNATDLRAGAALILTGLISDGITEVNQIHHIDRGYSNIEQKLTNLGAKIKRVETEMETGA; encoded by the coding sequence GTGCCAAAACTCATAGTAGAAAAAAGCCCTCCATTAAAGGGGAAAGTTAGAATAAGTGGAGCAAAAAATTCAGCTCTACCTATTATGGCAGCAACATTATTATCAACAGATAAATGTGAACTTACTGAAGTACCAAACTTAAGAGATGTAAACGTAATGAAAGAAGTACTAAATTCACTTGGAGCAACTGTAGAAAAAACAAGTGATGAATCATATAATATAAATGCTAAAAATTTAAATAATTCAGAAGCACCATATGAACTTATGACTAAGATGAGAGCATCATTTTTGGTTATGGGTCCACTTCTTGCAAGATTAAAAAAAGCAAGAATATCCATGCCAGGTGGATGTGCAATAGGAACAAGACCTATAGATTTACACTTAAAAGGATTTAAAGCATTAGGAGCAGAAATAGAAGTAGGTCATGGATATGTAGAAGCAAAAGTAGAAGATAGATTAAAAGGAAATAGAATATATTTAGATTTTCCAAGTGTGGGAGCAACAGAAAATATAATGATGGCAGCAGTAATGGCAGAAGGAGAAACAATACTTGAAAATGTAGCTCAAGAGCCAGAAATAGTAGATTTAGCTAATTTTTTAAATAAATTAGGTGCTGATGTTAAAGGTGCAGGTACTAATACAATAAAGATTAATGGAGTAGATGAATTAAAAAATTGCAATCATACAATAATACCAGATAGAATAGAAGCTGGAACATATATGGTGGCAGCAGCTATGACAGGTGGAGATATTACAATAGAAAACATTGAACTTGATCATGTTAAATCTATAATATCTAAACTTAAAGAATCTAATATAGAATTTACTGAAGTTGGAAATAATACTTTAAGAGTAGTAGCACCAAAAATTATAAAAGCAGTAGATGTAAAAACACTTCCTTATCCAGGATTTCCAACAGATATGCAAGCACAAGTTATGGCAATGATGAGTATGGCAGAAGGTACAAGTGTAATAATAGAAACAATATTTGAAAATCGATTTATGCATGTAAATGAACTTAGGAGAATGGGTGCAGACATCAAAATAGATGGAAGAAGTGCAATAGTAACAGGACAAGAGCAACTTTTAGGAGCACCTGTAAATGCAACAGATTTAAGAGCAGGAGCTGCACTTATACTTACCGGACTTATATCTGATGGTATTACTGAAGTAAATCAAATACATCATATTGATAGAGGATATTCAAATATAGAACAAAAACTTACTAATTTAGGAGCAAAAATTAAAAGAGTAGAAACAGAAATGGAAACAGGAGCTTAA
- a CDS encoding YwmB family TATA-box binding protein, whose amino-acid sequence MDGKRLIITIILIFILALSNYTVSASIRNNLEQPIVTAFNNINANLIEISIKAQGTINEEFMSEKDIKKLGQDFKNKFNIIGELESNNNIKQLNSTKKLYSLEYIESENNKKIIVSGVDKNNRFVTINVLTYKDKYSNLNRTDLIVNIISQNVNNYKKIESNVQKIFEEYNTTPNITSKVIGTFEGNIKTEEKFNIISHITKTVDARIVEEYKNPDILSISAYSPNIDNHIYTGKNKMNLNIAMRHNYTEDKTYIFIATPIIDGGY is encoded by the coding sequence ATGGATGGTAAAAGGTTAATAATAACTATAATATTAATATTTATTTTAGCTTTATCAAACTATACAGTATCAGCTAGTATAAGGAATAACCTAGAGCAACCAATTGTAACAGCATTTAATAATATAAATGCAAACTTAATAGAAATAAGCATAAAAGCTCAAGGTACAATAAATGAAGAATTTATGTCTGAAAAAGATATTAAAAAATTAGGACAAGACTTTAAAAATAAGTTTAATATAATAGGTGAGCTTGAAAGCAATAATAATATTAAACAATTAAACTCTACAAAAAAGCTGTATAGTCTAGAGTATATAGAAAGTGAAAATAATAAAAAAATCATAGTCTCTGGGGTGGATAAAAATAACAGATTTGTCACAATAAATGTTTTGACATACAAGGACAAATATAGTAATCTTAATAGGACTGATTTAATAGTTAACATAATATCTCAGAATGTTAATAATTATAAAAAAATTGAAAGTAATGTCCAAAAAATATTTGAAGAATACAATACAACACCAAATATAACTTCAAAAGTAATAGGAACATTTGAAGGAAATATAAAAACTGAAGAAAAATTTAATATAATATCCCATATAACAAAAACAGTAGATGCAAGAATTGTTGAAGAATATAAAAATCCAGATATTTTAAGTATTAGTGCCTATTCACCAAATATAGATAATCATATATATACAGGTAAGAATAAGATGAATTTAAATATCGCTATGAGGCATAATTATACTGAAGACAAAACTTATATCTTCATTGCAACTCCAATTATTGACGGTGGATATTAG
- a CDS encoding F0F1 ATP synthase subunit B, translated as MVPEIHVLPDPFNFTLQLLATLVLFLVLRHFLWDTVKESLNKRQESVQNDLDRAEKEKVEAMKLKEEYQAKIEDAKGEGKEIIESSRKKAEDIKEDIVNNAKKESNDMINRAKKEIEREQRQARMELKNEVVELAMLAASKVIDKNLDKEAHAGMIDKFIDEVGESKWQN; from the coding sequence ATGGTACCTGAAATTCATGTGTTACCTGATCCGTTCAATTTTACACTTCAATTATTAGCAACACTTGTACTTTTTCTTGTGCTTAGACATTTCTTATGGGATACAGTAAAGGAATCTTTAAATAAAAGACAAGAAAGTGTCCAAAATGATTTAGATAGAGCAGAAAAAGAAAAAGTGGAAGCTATGAAATTAAAAGAAGAGTATCAAGCTAAAATTGAAGATGCAAAAGGTGAAGGAAAAGAAATTATAGAGTCTTCAAGGAAAAAAGCAGAAGATATAAAAGAAGATATAGTAAATAACGCGAAAAAAGAATCAAATGATATGATAAATAGAGCTAAGAAAGAAATAGAAAGAGAACAAAGGCAAGCTAGAATGGAACTAAAAAATGAAGTGGTAGAACTTGCAATGCTTGCTGCAAGCAAAGTAATAGATAAAAATTTAGATAAAGAAGCCCATGCGGGGATGATTGATAAGTTTATTGATGAGGTAGGGGAATCAAAATGGCAGAATTAG
- the atpG gene encoding ATP synthase F1 subunit gamma translates to MAQESMQDIKRRIKSVGSTKQITNAMELVASSKLKKARKRLEKTEPYFLTVSRSIKDILASSRGISHPMLEKREVKNKCYIIVTSDRGLCGGYNVNIIKKVEADMGSKDSSKMITIGQKGKVHFKRRNYDVKGSFTNISEDPTFMDATQIGNMALKLYEDGEVDEVNIAYTQFKSTINHEPTILKLLPAQNIAEEKAEGKRILTEYEPSPEVVLDYLIPKYIRSTIYGAMIESSASEQGARRMAMESATDNAEEMIDDLNLKYNRARQAAITQEIAEIVGGAEALQ, encoded by the coding sequence ATGGCTCAAGAAAGCATGCAAGATATCAAAAGGCGTATAAAAAGTGTAGGTAGTACAAAACAGATTACAAATGCCATGGAACTTGTAGCTTCTTCAAAACTTAAAAAGGCTAGAAAAAGGCTAGAAAAAACTGAGCCGTATTTCCTTACAGTAAGTAGAAGTATAAAAGATATATTAGCAAGTTCTAGAGGAATAAGCCATCCTATGCTTGAAAAAAGAGAAGTTAAAAATAAATGTTATATAATAGTTACATCAGATAGAGGATTATGTGGTGGATATAATGTAAATATCATAAAAAAAGTAGAAGCTGATATGGGTTCAAAAGATAGCTCTAAAATGATAACTATAGGTCAAAAAGGAAAAGTACATTTTAAAAGAAGAAATTATGATGTTAAAGGTTCTTTTACAAATATATCAGAAGACCCTACATTTATGGATGCAACTCAAATAGGCAATATGGCACTTAAGCTTTATGAAGATGGGGAAGTAGATGAGGTAAATATAGCATATACTCAATTTAAAAGCACAATTAATCATGAACCTACTATTTTAAAATTACTTCCTGCACAAAATATTGCAGAAGAAAAAGCAGAAGGCAAAAGAATACTTACAGAATACGAGCCTTCTCCTGAAGTAGTACTTGATTATCTTATACCGAAATATATAAGAAGTACAATATATGGAGCAATGATAGAATCATCCGCATCAGAACAAGGTGCAAGAAGAATGGCTATGGAATCAGCAACTGACAATGCAGAAGAAATGATAGATGATTTAAATCTTAAATATAACAGAGCTCGTCAAGCTGCAATTACACAAGAAATTGCAGAAATAGTAGGTGGAGCAGAAGCATTACAATAA
- the atpB gene encoding F0F1 ATP synthase subunit A, producing MDNIKGILFEFMGKEIYIHSTVINSWIVVLLLSLFAIYVSKKIKASDPTKKPTGIVNIVEIIVVQIEKLVKDTMGPDKMKFAPYIGTLALYLAVANLFGLIGFAPPTSDYNVTLALAIITFILTQYFGIKSKGLGGYFKGFFEPIPFLFPINVIGELANPISLSFRLFGNILSGVIIMGLLYSAVGYFAPVVTPVFHAYFDLFAGLIQTFIFIMLTMVFVSMAMDD from the coding sequence TTGGACAATATCAAGGGGATATTATTTGAGTTTATGGGTAAGGAAATTTACATACACTCAACAGTAATTAATTCATGGATAGTAGTATTATTGTTGTCCCTATTTGCAATATATGTAAGTAAGAAAATAAAGGCATCAGATCCTACTAAGAAACCCACAGGTATAGTAAATATAGTAGAAATAATAGTTGTGCAAATAGAAAAACTAGTAAAAGATACTATGGGGCCAGACAAGATGAAATTTGCTCCCTATATTGGAACACTTGCACTTTATCTTGCAGTAGCAAATTTATTTGGATTAATTGGATTTGCTCCGCCTACATCAGACTATAATGTAACACTAGCATTAGCTATAATTACCTTTATATTGACACAATATTTTGGTATCAAGAGCAAAGGACTAGGTGGTTATTTCAAAGGATTCTTTGAACCAATACCATTTTTATTTCCAATAAATGTAATAGGTGAGCTTGCAAACCCTATATCACTATCATTCCGTTTGTTTGGTAATATATTATCCGGTGTTATTATAATGGGACTTTTATATAGTGCAGTAGGTTATTTTGCACCAGTTGTAACTCCTGTATTTCATGCTTATTTTGATTTATTTGCAGGATTAATTCAAACATTTATATTTATTATGCTTACAATGGTATTTGTATCAATGGCAATGGATGACTAA